The window TCTTGGTGGAACTAAAACCATTCAGGATCCTGACAACTTGATCTATGATATTGCATGGAAATCTATAGATGAAATACAAGATTTAGAGCTTACTTTCCCTGAAGATCGAAGCTTTTTAAAGGACTACTTGGTGAACATTGTGTGAAAGCATCGTAGCTCTTTTGGGAATCTTTAGAGGAGTAACCTTCTTTGCTGTTCTTTAATAAAATAGCATAAGGAGGTGTTTTCACATTGACTAAAAATGCGAAATTACTTTACTGCCTATTGGGAAGTGCTGTACTGGCATTATTAAATAGTCCTATTCTTGGTTCAGCTTTAGTGGGCGTATTCAGCGGTGGCGGAGCTCTCGAAGAATTTATTTTGCTGGTTGCAGATATCTTGTCATTTGTCGGGTATATTCTATTAATCCTCTTCTCGCTTATGTTGATATATTATAATTCAAAATCAAAATTTAAAGGATAATATATACAATCAATTGAATATTAAGATACAGAGGACATTAGTGAAAATAAACTAATGTCCTTGTTTTAGCTAAGGTTAAAATTGTGGAGGGATAATTTATATTGAATCAAAAATTGATACGACGGATGATTCCTCATTAGAAATGTTAATGTTCTTTCTTTTTCTCCAGCACCAAAATTATTGACGTTTCAAAAGAAGAGGAATTACTGAAGAGGTGGACAATTTTGCTAACTAATTTGTACTTTGTACGACACGCACATTCTATATATACTCCTGATGAATTACGAAGACCTTTATCTGAAAAGGGATGCATTGACGCTGAAAAAATTAGACAAGCTCTTGAAAATGAAAACATAGACATTGTTATTTCAAGTCCTTACAAAAGGGCAATCCAAACTGTCGAGGGTATTGCAAATGTTATAAATATGGAAGTTATATTGGAAGAAGATTTTAAGGAACGGACGTTATCTATAGAACCTGTTGAGGACTTTAACCTAGCAATAACAAAAGTTTGGGAAAATGCTACGTTTTCATGGCCAGGTGGAGAGTCTAACATTATGGCACAAAAACGAGGGATAAGGGCTATGGATAAGTTGTTAAATACCTATGCAGGTAAAAACGTTGCAATAGGAACACATGGAAACATAATGGTACTAATTATGAACTACTTCGATAAAAAATATAATCTTAGTTTCTGGGAGAATCTTGATATGCCTGACATCTATAAATTAACTTTTGATAATAAAGTTCTAAAAGATGTTAAGAGGATTTGGAGTAGATCTTGTTAGAGAGAAAATTTTGTATAGGAGCTGCTACATATGGAGTTTTATAGATTTAATAAAGAATGTGGTAAGACAATCACACAATTTAATTCGAATTTTGTTATGTCACGTATTTTGCAAACGGAAAAAGGCGTGCACATAGGTTGTATGTACTTGGAGAAAAACGGTATTGTCGGTTTTCACCAAGCAGTTGTTCCTCAGCTTTTGTTAGTGTTGAATGGTGAAGGATATGTGCGGAATGAAAAAGAAGAGTACTATAAAATTCAGCCGGGTGATGCAGTATTTTGGGCAAAAAATGAATGGCATGAAACAAAGACTGAAACAGGATTAACGGCCATGGTTATTGAGAGCGAAGCTTTAAATCCATCCTCTTACATGCCATTAAAGAAAGAGTAGCTGTTTTGATAGAAGAAATGTGAAGGAACCTTAAACAAAAATGGTTCTTTTTTATTTTTCAAATTTATATTTTTTTCATATTTACAATTTACTTACTGAGGAGTAGAATGAATCCGAA is drawn from Lysinibacillus sp. SGAir0095 and contains these coding sequences:
- a CDS encoding histidine phosphatase family protein — its product is MLTNLYFVRHAHSIYTPDELRRPLSEKGCIDAEKIRQALENENIDIVISSPYKRAIQTVEGIANVINMEVILEEDFKERTLSIEPVEDFNLAITKVWENATFSWPGGESNIMAQKRGIRAMDKLLNTYAGKNVAIGTHGNIMVLIMNYFDKKYNLSFWENLDMPDIYKLTFDNKVLKDVKRIWSRSC
- a CDS encoding cupin domain-containing protein is translated as MEFYRFNKECGKTITQFNSNFVMSRILQTEKGVHIGCMYLEKNGIVGFHQAVVPQLLLVLNGEGYVRNEKEEYYKIQPGDAVFWAKNEWHETKTETGLTAMVIESEALNPSSYMPLKKE